DNA sequence from the Vicia villosa cultivar HV-30 ecotype Madison, WI linkage group LG3, Vvil1.0, whole genome shotgun sequence genome:
ACATAATTGTTTTTCCGAAAatgtgtgtctgttcgtttctattattggtctcctatataaggagtcttttgttCTCGATTTGGTACacgaaattacatacttcctctctaTATTCTGATCTgttctattgtcagaaacagattgttcttcaagaattatccccgcaaagatttcgtgaacccagacaagaatagggtcgaaatactttgttcggaaagtgaacaaacacgattcttgaagatatccaggattatcatactatTTATCTAACCGAATTTTCCAAAAGCACTACTACCATGGCATTATGTTAACAAAACTACCAAGCCAATCAAAGAATTAAAAAATGACAGCACTACCACCAAGAACAACCACAACTAACCACAACTTTTGAAGAATGCATTATAAAACAAGTGTAACCTTAAATCCTTAATAGGCAATATAAATCCAAAATAATTTGCTTCACTAAGTTGTTGAAGATACCATGACACACCTATCATGGGATTTTGTTTCCATGAAAACCACAAGAATAGAAAAATCACATAAGAATGAAAACTCAGTCTTGAGAAGtgaagaaagaatataatgatgCGAGCAATGAAAGCTTACTTTTAGACTGGTAAAAAAAATCTTTCTGATTTTGCACTAACATATTCTAacggtgtgtttggttcgaggtagattGAGGGGAGCGGAgggaatatttttatttaaacataTTTGACTCAAATTTtacgaggggaggggagcaaaaccccTCCAAAGCACACTTTTTGCGTCCCTCCAAATCGGAGAGATtttgaggggaggggagggaatttcaactttaatattttaaaaattattataattactataatattctcagcttttaatattttaaaattattcattttcttttgtattattgctctgtgtgattttttttatatctctgttatgtttatttatgttttttttctttatgtatctaattatattttcttttatattaaattttgaaatttttattttaatttatttttttattttattaaaagatttaaaccatttatatttaataataaattattttatgtgttaaataattcattacaatttcaaagttgttatcaacatatagtttaatttgtttttgagcATTTTATTCGAATTTAATGAACTCAAATTTTTAACgttatgtaataaattataactttttagtcactcaatattacaaattttactaacaaaaaaatacgtaaagatttttcacatttgaatatcatattgtatcacttatatatttgaatatcatattgtatcacttatatatgctaataaggataaaaaaagtaaattattaataaaacccccccctcccctcctgaaccaaacatatttttaattaaaatccctctctttccctcccctcccctcgtttgaaccaaacacccatctgattaaaaaaatctcctcacctcccctccccttctctcccctccattaaaatccctctcctcccctccccctcatttgaaccaaacacaccctaaatgaAGCTTTAATTGGAATATGACCACTGCCCCCACTGACCCATCTCACTAAAGTCAATTCCATGAAAAACATGGACACACAGTTCAATAGAGAATACATAGTTTCATATAATAGTTAAACACAGGAGTGAAGAACAGAGAGTAATTGATCCTATTAAATATTCTACTACCATTGAAGATTCAATGGACAAAATACATACTAAGAAGCTAAGATTGAATTGAACAACCAGAAACATCAAGTTATGCAGATTTAAGCAAATTGGCTAATCTAATTTGAGCAAAACCAAAAAATTGTTTCTCCATAGTTTCAAACTCTGAAGGAGAATAGTATGTTCTGAACAATTACAAAAGCTAATAGATAGATAAATGTTTTCAtagctaataataataaaaaaaacacttCTCAATCTCCACCGAGAGAAGTGGGGCAGAACAAGCAGCCTTTACATTTTCAGGGATGTATGGAACAATTCCAACCTCTAGGCTATTGAAGCATGTTTCAGTCATAGTATGTATAACTGATTAAGTAGATCCCCAATTCGTAGCAACTTTCTAGCCTTTCATTATTCATAATTTTATCATTTGGTACAGAAGGTCTCCCGTGACATTAGGTTTACACTGATCATATTTTTCCAGCTTATACTACTCATCAAGCAAAATGAACTGAGACAGCAATGCTGGGTTTTGTACAAAGTTAGAAAACAAAACTGATCTACATTAAGATTTCTAAGGAGGAATATGACAAACTGTCATTTTCATAACCCGCTCAGCAAGAAAATCCACAACTGCTGCCGTCACAGTTTCCCTATCCAGCAAAATTTTCAGATACTTGTCTTTTGAATGACATTGAGCACCCTATGCAACAGCAGTGTGCTGTTGAATATCTTGAACCCAATCAGAAGGCCACCAATCTGGTTTACTTGCGACAACCTTCACGCCCTCTTGTCCTTGAATGGACAAGGCAGCGGATCCCTTGAAAGCTTCTTCTAACCGCAAGAGTCCCAACCCGTGACATCCCATGGCGGTAGTCACTAAACCAGCTTTCTTACCAGATGCTGTGTTTATTACTTCTGAGCCAGGAATGACTTTGTTTACAACTTCTACAAAAGCAGAAATGGAAAGGCTCAGAGTCCATTCATCTTTATATAAAGTCATGCGATAGGTATCATAATATAAAGACAACTACTTATTACCGTTCCCATCATTATCTTGAAACCTTAGAGGAACTATACGCTTCCGAATCACCCCTCTATGGTGCGTACGAGCTATGAGTTCTTGTCCCACATAGCAACCTTTATCAAAGCTGATTGCATTAAGACCTACAAGATTATACTCAAGCGGCATTGCTTCACCTGAACACGATCAATTAATCGAGATTGTCAGACTCGGGTAATCATTCTTCTTTAAGAGGAGTTTGTTAGAAGGAAGGGGGATATGAACCTTTTGGAATCTCGGTTGATCCTTCTGCTACTCCCTTCTCTATTCTCCACATAAGATAATTCTGTTCATCAGTCTCTTTGTCAGCTTCAATTAGAGGCGCTGAAACACAAAGGAATCATTAAGACCAAATATCTATAAAAGGTCGCATCCAAAAAATGACACAAAATCTTATTAGCTAGCTAGGGTTTGGATACTAACGAATGATATTTGATGGGAAGATCCCTCTGAAACCAAGACAGGCCAATCTGGGATCCTTAAACCATTGCCAGCCAAGATTACCCCCACGAGAAGAAGACATTGCAGCACCATCCTCACCAGCACCCCACCCAACCGAGGATGCTTCTGGTTCTTCTACATCCGAGGACTTCTCAGGAGGCCCAGAACCATAACGCTGCCAACACGAGAATTCGCCAGCAACATTATCAATCTCAACCTTCGACCTCAACCGGTATCTGCAGTGCTAATAACTTTAGGGTCTCAACAATCAAATCTCataaatacaaaacaaaaaaaagtaaGATAAGTGAAGGTACTGCCTACAACGCCGAGGAAATAGTCATAACCTACGAAACACGGACACCACTAGAAGTAGATGTGTGGCGGTGTCCGACACTTCGTGGTGTCGGACAATTTGTATTATTCAGACAAGTGTTtcaaaaataagttatttttttcctTGCTTAAAAAGCATTTTTTAGACAAACTTCACACTCATATAAATGAGTTAAACATGTCTTTAAACAACTGTTATGAATGGATAATTAAACACATGAATTTTGATTAGTATAATAGATGGATAAATGAAGCTCAAATACTAATAAGGTGTTGGTGTCCTATGTTTTGACATTATCGGGTGTGTGTGTTGGAGTGTCCTGTTGTGTCGGAGTATGTGCTTCATAGGTCACAACATATCAACCTATCTATTTACTAGTCTATCTTTTTTACTAAAAATTATATTGCCTATCTGCCTTCTATCACTAATACTAATTCCTAAtaagaaaattttgtttttgcaCTGCATCTTGTTATCACCTCCTAAATTTAATTAACATGTAATATGTCCAAGATGTTGGTGAGTTAAGGGACATAAAAAAAAGTTTAGGGTTGGAACTTGGAAACTAATATGCTTACTAACTTACTTAAATTAACATGCGACACCCTCCCTAAAGAGTGGTGTTGTTCAATACCAGTTACTGCTACTAGACTAGTTTAAGCTAAATGAAAGGAATGAGACTATTCTAACATCAGGTATATGATCCCAATGATCTCTATCAATCCACTACCTAATTGTTAATCGTCTAAAACAAATGCAAATAAAACATGAAATGATTATGATACAAAACAGAACAAATAAAAGCTTGATGAAAAGAAGCAGTGACACTCACTTAGTAAAGGTTGTCAACAGTTCATCCAAAACAGAAGCATCAACATCAGCAAACAATTCAAACGGTTCATCAGGTTCGGAGGCAGGTCCAGTCCCCGTCCTATTAAGCTTAGTATCGGAGCTTGGCGGTTTATAGAGAAAGAGGTCATAGAGGAATCTCCCTTGAGGGGTTAACAACGCAGCATAGATAGGGGGAACCGAGGTGGCGGGAACATTGGGTGTAGGCAAATTCGCGGTTTTATCGCCAATAGGTTCGCCAAACTTGCGTACATCGTTGGTCAATAGTCCCTGAAGGAATTTGATGGTG
Encoded proteins:
- the LOC131661735 gene encoding putative transferase At4g12130, mitochondrial, with product MNRVLSFSKHYHRAIHHRCETQLQTAGPVASLIKSRSVIRFRGPDTIKFLQGLLTNDVRKFGEPIGDKTANLPTPNVPATSVPPIYAALLTPQGRFLYDLFLYKPPSSDTKLNRTGTGPASEPDEPFELFADVDASVLDELLTTFTKYRLRSKVEIDNVAGEFSCWQRYGSGPPEKSSDVEEPEASSVGWGAGEDGAAMSSSRGGNLGWQWFKDPRLACLGFRGIFPSNIIPPLIEADKETDEQNYLMWRIEKGVAEGSTEIPKGEAMPLEYNLVGLNAISFDKGCYVGQELIARTHHRGVIRKRIVPLRFQDNDGNEVVNKVIPGSEVINTASGKKAGLVTTAMGCHGLGLLRLEEAFKGSAALSIQGQEGVKVVASKPDWWPSDWVQDIQQHTAVA